From one Paenibacillus sp. FSL K6-1330 genomic stretch:
- a CDS encoding fibronectin type III domain-containing protein: protein MRVRLSVIIIALMLVLISLPLNNQAEAYPGGLLEGKQMAASSNGLNVDWSNTVSEATDGDTNTSIPLKYDGVGVAYLQYRFEKPTDITGYQLLLDTKSSKTRLRFFGENNKLLYDNANLVQDGTRTNLKISGAYEVWINANPGPINLKEFDLFGDSPQQPNPESPLNLTVIGQTSSSVDLTWNAVNSPNVQGYYVYLDGVQMPGIVTTNNFTITGLTPGQTYTAYVTAAYSNNIESGPSNTVTITLEEPVPGNSILKIYLNTGYEREYDLSTSQISDFINWYDNRANGIGKNYYPFVKTVNVGSFKKITQYITFDKIVTFDVNEY, encoded by the coding sequence TTGAGAGTTAGATTAAGTGTCATTATTATTGCGTTGATGTTAGTTTTAATTTCACTACCATTAAACAATCAAGCCGAGGCCTACCCGGGAGGACTGCTTGAAGGGAAACAAATGGCTGCTTCTTCTAATGGGCTGAATGTCGATTGGTCCAATACTGTATCTGAAGCGACAGATGGTGATACAAATACATCTATTCCTCTTAAATACGATGGTGTCGGAGTAGCCTACTTACAGTATCGTTTTGAGAAGCCTACAGACATAACAGGCTATCAACTTTTGCTAGATACCAAATCTTCAAAAACGCGCCTTCGCTTTTTCGGTGAGAACAACAAGTTGCTATATGATAATGCAAACTTGGTTCAGGATGGAACGAGAACTAATCTTAAAATTTCGGGGGCTTATGAAGTTTGGATCAACGCGAATCCTGGTCCTATTAACCTAAAAGAATTTGATTTATTCGGAGATTCTCCTCAGCAACCTAATCCTGAAAGTCCTCTTAATCTAACTGTGATCGGTCAAACCAGTTCAAGTGTTGATTTAACTTGGAACGCTGTTAATTCTCCAAACGTACAAGGATATTATGTCTATCTTGATGGAGTTCAAATGCCTGGAATTGTCACTACCAACAACTTTACTATCACTGGACTGACGCCTGGACAAACCTATACGGCATATGTTACAGCCGCATACTCAAATAATATAGAATCGGGACCAAGCAATACAGTAACCATTACACTTGAAGAACCTGTTCCGGGCAATTCTATCTTAAAGATTTATTTAAATACTGGCTATGAAAGAGAGTACGACCTGTCAACAAGTCAAATCAGCGATTTTATTAATTGGTATGATAATCGGGCAAATGGAATTGGAAAGAACTACTACCCATTCGTGAAAACCGTGAATGTTGGATCATTCAAGAAAATTACTCAGTATATTACCTTCGATAAAATTGTTACTTTTGATGTGAACGAATATTAG
- a CDS encoding SMC family ATPase, with amino-acid sequence MIPLRLIIHNFRAIEHGDIDLSAVTLAAIAGPNGAGKSSAFTLGPRFALFGDVIKGISLDDLVRRGAQEMSFEFHFEHQSNVYRVIRTRSTKGKGKSTLELQQQVNGAWESRSAEKIVDTEAVIRNLLNLDDETFTASSMILQGQANAFTGATAGKRKEILSQILGLNVYEQLQERARQRAALLHIEIEKAKDKLLTLDERLDGRLEKVKELQTVEDQHVAIQSLVSGDERVVRESEPQLAVLEVKRSRILQIDRDLSTIDDEIGALQKERSNHHERLERAEKILANEAGILAKANELDQVKQQITVLEARQPEQERLQRDLTATEAEVYQLEDETIRLGDRILAMKQQLTGRDVLRQQAGEYEAEAARLKDYDTTAERWNLLATDLQVTEMQREREETRLENEERRLSEKIASLEQQEAHIHDSGCLPTCKFQQAAAAAVAELPELRQRLLDLDRTELNRLAAIIAEIRTEQQELGYDPAVHRDCKAKVDQLREAATSYAALSGKDELLGQLEQQCAEKQSRMKDGQKRRDDLQQQLANLEATLAPLPELAARADDLQRWAKLKDEIGASREAAANAKERIGAIDREIASKQGRTEEMENEKNSLVIDTLEYDSLKRELDKLQNVLQDRRRQLAALAEQIGGIKAVLTALEADQQERDRVAMAIEPKALRWTRYQALIKAFGRDGIPALIIENAVPQLERIANEILGQMSKGKHYIRFQTQKELKTRAGLSETLDIMIGDWSAERPYETFSGGEQLRIDYAIRFALAELLAQRAGSKVEWLTIDEGLGSQDVEHRALVLEAIKSVAGRFKKVLVITHIEDAQAAFDQIIRFDNADGSVEVLVA; translated from the coding sequence ATGATTCCATTACGCCTTATCATCCACAATTTCAGAGCCATTGAACACGGCGACATTGATTTGTCGGCGGTGACGTTGGCAGCGATCGCCGGCCCAAATGGGGCTGGCAAGTCATCAGCATTTACCTTGGGTCCGCGCTTCGCACTCTTCGGTGACGTAATCAAGGGCATCAGCCTGGACGACCTTGTTCGCAGGGGAGCTCAAGAAATGTCCTTCGAGTTTCATTTTGAGCATCAAAGCAATGTATACCGGGTCATCCGGACGCGGAGTACAAAGGGTAAAGGCAAATCTACGCTTGAGCTTCAGCAGCAGGTTAACGGAGCCTGGGAAAGCCGATCGGCTGAGAAGATCGTCGATACCGAAGCTGTGATCCGCAATCTGCTCAACCTGGACGACGAGACGTTCACGGCCAGCAGCATGATCCTTCAAGGACAAGCCAACGCCTTTACCGGAGCTACCGCCGGCAAGCGGAAAGAAATTTTGTCCCAAATTCTCGGACTGAATGTATACGAGCAACTTCAAGAACGTGCGCGGCAGCGGGCCGCCTTGCTTCATATCGAGATAGAGAAAGCGAAGGACAAGCTTCTGACGCTGGATGAACGCCTTGATGGAAGACTTGAGAAGGTGAAGGAGCTGCAGACGGTAGAGGACCAGCACGTCGCAATTCAGTCTTTGGTGTCTGGAGACGAGCGGGTGGTTCGGGAAAGCGAACCACAGCTCGCCGTGCTCGAGGTAAAACGTTCCCGCATATTGCAAATTGATCGGGATCTATCGACGATTGATGACGAGATTGGCGCGTTGCAAAAGGAAAGATCTAACCATCACGAACGCCTTGAGCGCGCCGAGAAGATTCTTGCGAACGAGGCGGGCATCTTGGCAAAAGCGAACGAGCTGGATCAGGTCAAGCAGCAGATCACCGTACTCGAGGCTCGACAGCCTGAACAGGAGCGCCTGCAGCGCGATTTAACAGCGACCGAGGCTGAGGTTTACCAACTGGAAGATGAAACGATTAGGTTGGGCGATCGCATCCTAGCTATGAAGCAGCAACTTACTGGTCGTGATGTGCTCCGGCAGCAGGCAGGGGAATACGAGGCGGAGGCGGCACGGCTGAAGGACTACGATACCACTGCCGAGCGTTGGAACCTCTTGGCTACCGATCTGCAGGTGACCGAAATGCAGCGGGAACGAGAAGAGACTCGGCTTGAAAATGAAGAACGTCGTCTTTCTGAGAAGATCGCGTCGCTCGAGCAGCAAGAGGCGCACATCCATGACAGTGGCTGTCTTCCGACATGCAAGTTTCAGCAGGCTGCCGCGGCGGCCGTTGCAGAGCTTCCGGAATTGCGGCAGCGTCTACTTGATCTGGACCGCACGGAATTGAACCGACTTGCCGCTATCATCGCTGAAATCCGGACGGAGCAACAGGAGCTAGGTTACGATCCGGCGGTACACCGGGACTGCAAGGCCAAGGTAGACCAACTGCGAGAGGCAGCAACATCCTATGCGGCACTCTCTGGTAAGGACGAGCTGCTGGGGCAGCTAGAGCAGCAATGCGCCGAGAAGCAGTCCCGCATGAAGGACGGGCAAAAGCGGCGGGATGACCTGCAGCAGCAGCTGGCGAACCTTGAAGCCACGCTGGCACCACTGCCGGAATTGGCGGCTCGAGCAGATGATCTGCAACGCTGGGCGAAGCTTAAGGACGAGATCGGGGCCTCCCGGGAGGCTGCCGCGAACGCGAAAGAGCGCATCGGCGCAATCGATCGGGAGATCGCCAGTAAGCAAGGCCGTACGGAAGAAATGGAGAACGAGAAAAACAGTTTAGTGATCGACACGCTCGAGTATGATTCGTTGAAGCGTGAGCTGGACAAATTGCAGAACGTATTGCAAGACCGTCGCCGGCAGCTCGCAGCGCTGGCTGAACAAATTGGCGGCATTAAGGCAGTGCTTACTGCACTTGAGGCAGATCAGCAGGAACGGGACCGGGTAGCCATGGCTATTGAACCAAAGGCGCTACGTTGGACCCGTTATCAGGCACTAATTAAGGCGTTTGGTCGAGACGGTATTCCGGCCCTAATCATTGAGAACGCCGTTCCACAGCTTGAACGTATTGCCAATGAGATTCTTGGTCAGATGAGTAAAGGGAAGCATTACATCCGCTTCCAGACGCAGAAGGAACTTAAAACACGTGCTGGTCTATCTGAGACGTTGGACATTATGATTGGCGATTGGTCAGCAGAACGGCCTTATGAGACTTTTTCCGGTGGCGAGCAACTTCGCATCGATTACGCCATCCGATTCGCCCTTGCAGAACTCCTTGCTCAACGAGCTGGCAGTAAAGTTGAGTGGCTTACGATCGACGAGGGACTTGGCTCTCAGGACGTGGAACATCGGGCACTTGTGCTTGAAGCAATCAAATCGGTAGCCGGACGCTTTAAAAAGGTCTTAGTAATCACGCACATAGAAGATGCACAGGCTGCTTTTGATCAAATCATTCGTTTTGACAACGCCGATGGCAGTGTTGAAGTTCTTGTTGCATGA
- the dnaB gene encoding replicative DNA helicase: MQNSDVLDMFMPDMPHALAAECSVLGAILLEPSVFEQAEALPVQAYHHAGHQLIFQAMTELTEEGIPIDLVTLTGRLGDKGQIEEIGGPSYLAKLAHSVPRTENIESYVTDVHNKFILREYIRSTMATVQAAAAGTDLQSLITSAQQVATTLADRAAPKQDFKRINDVLVEVIEETENKAEVYKTGKVTGIETGYTDLDSILGGLQKNDLIIVAARPSVGKTAFALNIAQNVAARIEEPVAIFSLEMSAAQLVTRMVSAEGNLEASRLKMGDMGSEDWTKMAAAAGALGGTNILIDDSPGITVHDIRSKCRRLKKQEGLGLIVIDYLQLISSVSKGRGQENRQQEVSEISRTLKQLAKELDVPIIALSQLSRGVEQRQDKRPMMSDLRESGSIEQDADIVAFLYRDDYYNQESEKKNIIEIIIAKQRNGPVGTVELVFLKQFNKFVNYDRVHLDPGPQPPKPNKVVNMEKRQWA; the protein is encoded by the coding sequence ATGCAAAACTCAGACGTGCTTGACATGTTCATGCCAGATATGCCGCATGCATTGGCAGCCGAATGCTCCGTGCTTGGCGCGATACTGTTGGAACCTTCAGTATTTGAGCAGGCAGAGGCACTCCCAGTCCAGGCGTATCATCACGCTGGCCACCAGCTTATTTTTCAAGCGATGACGGAGCTGACGGAAGAGGGAATCCCGATCGACCTTGTAACGCTGACTGGACGCCTTGGTGACAAAGGGCAGATTGAAGAGATCGGTGGCCCATCATATCTGGCGAAACTGGCCCACAGCGTGCCAAGGACAGAGAACATTGAATCCTACGTGACCGACGTACACAACAAATTCATACTTCGGGAATATATCAGATCTACGATGGCAACGGTCCAGGCAGCTGCTGCGGGGACAGACCTTCAGAGTCTTATCACATCAGCCCAACAGGTAGCAACGACGCTGGCCGACAGGGCGGCGCCGAAGCAGGATTTCAAACGGATCAACGATGTGTTGGTTGAGGTCATCGAGGAGACAGAGAACAAAGCCGAGGTTTATAAAACGGGGAAAGTCACAGGAATTGAGACAGGATACACGGATTTAGATAGCATCCTTGGTGGTTTGCAGAAGAACGATTTGATTATCGTTGCAGCGCGACCATCGGTCGGGAAAACAGCTTTCGCCTTGAACATCGCTCAGAACGTGGCCGCCCGTATTGAGGAACCTGTCGCTATTTTCAGTTTAGAGATGTCCGCCGCACAGTTGGTCACAAGGATGGTCAGCGCAGAGGGCAATCTCGAGGCGAGTAGGCTCAAGATGGGTGATATGGGGTCCGAGGATTGGACCAAGATGGCAGCAGCTGCTGGAGCATTAGGCGGAACGAATATCCTGATTGACGATTCCCCGGGAATCACGGTTCATGACATTCGGTCGAAATGCCGCCGGTTGAAGAAGCAGGAAGGGCTTGGGCTGATTGTGATCGATTACCTGCAGTTGATATCAAGTGTCAGCAAGGGCCGCGGGCAGGAGAATCGGCAGCAGGAGGTATCGGAGATCTCCAGGACATTAAAGCAGTTGGCTAAAGAGTTGGATGTGCCAATCATCGCGCTTTCCCAGCTCAGCCGAGGTGTGGAACAGCGGCAAGACAAGCGTCCGATGATGAGCGACCTTCGGGAATCCGGATCGATCGAGCAGGACGCCGATATCGTGGCTTTCTTGTACCGGGATGATTACTACAATCAGGAATCTGAGAAGAAAAACATCATCGAAATCATCATTGCTAAACAGCGGAACGGCCCTGTGGGTACTGTGGAGCTGGTGTTCCTGAAGCAATTCAATAAATTCGTCAATTACGATCGGGTGCATTTGGATCCCGGTCCACAGCCACCAAAACCAAACAAGGTGGTCAATATGGAAAAGCGCCAATGGGCGTGA
- a CDS encoding DUF6680 family protein translates to MNQDFLEKLLIGLASAILSGSVAVFISTWIYKKNEARKIKLDVFRKLMGYRYNIYSKEFAEALNSLFVVFYESKEVISALKNFHETVTSTHRETAKIEAKLLELFKCISRDLDISADAISDNFFLTPFQTKYSSN, encoded by the coding sequence TTGAATCAAGATTTCTTAGAAAAATTATTAATAGGACTAGCATCTGCAATATTATCTGGTTCGGTAGCAGTTTTTATCTCAACATGGATTTACAAGAAAAATGAAGCTCGAAAAATAAAACTCGACGTATTTCGAAAATTAATGGGTTACAGATACAATATCTATTCAAAAGAATTCGCAGAAGCTTTAAACTCTCTCTTTGTTGTTTTTTATGAATCTAAAGAAGTTATTAGTGCACTGAAAAACTTTCATGAAACAGTCACCTCTACTCATAGAGAAACTGCCAAAATTGAAGCGAAGTTATTGGAACTCTTTAAATGTATATCTCGAGATCTAGATATAAGCGCAGATGCTATTTCAGACAACTTCTTCTTAACACCTTTTCAAACAAAATACTCATCTAATTAG
- a CDS encoding replicative helicase loader/inhibitor — MNRAEVIDLFIEIKQEYPQFNDSDEEVDRHLKYLKDFPFDAALNNVEQHIRTNKWPPGISEIRGSLGEQIERDRMKSFTQEYFAERAQAKKEACPPPPGWKESIYAKLRRA, encoded by the coding sequence GTGAACAGAGCTGAGGTAATCGACCTTTTCATCGAAATCAAGCAAGAGTACCCACAATTTAACGACAGTGACGAAGAAGTTGATCGTCACTTGAAATATCTCAAAGATTTCCCGTTTGACGCAGCTTTGAATAACGTCGAGCAGCACATCAGGACAAATAAATGGCCGCCCGGCATCTCAGAAATCCGGGGGAGCTTGGGGGAACAGATCGAGCGTGACCGCATGAAGTCTTTCACGCAAGAGTATTTCGCAGAACGCGCCCAGGCTAAGAAGGAGGCATGCCCGCCACCGCCAGGCTGGAAGGAGTCCATTTATGCAAAACTCAGACGTGCTTGA
- a CDS encoding DNA-binding protein: MGAGLFKVELDFGQLQEAINTAVDQALERHSLKNNLPPLLTKSQFQDLLDIGATKASELLNREDFPVIREFGHPRVPTHLLMIWIDEHTEWIRDNVGEKSKVKGKGRVA; this comes from the coding sequence ATGGGTGCAGGTCTTTTTAAAGTGGAGTTGGATTTCGGTCAGTTACAGGAAGCAATTAATACTGCTGTAGATCAGGCTTTGGAACGTCACTCTTTAAAGAACAACCTTCCTCCATTGCTTACAAAGTCACAATTTCAAGATCTACTGGATATTGGAGCGACCAAAGCTTCTGAACTCTTAAATCGTGAGGATTTTCCGGTAATACGTGAATTCGGCCATCCGCGAGTTCCTACCCATTTGTTAATGATTTGGATTGACGAACATACCGAGTGGATCCGGGACAATGTTGGTGAAAAATCGAAGGTGAAAGGGAAGGGAAGGGTGGCATAA
- a CDS encoding helix-turn-helix transcriptional regulator, with protein MSLGLRIKELRKDKKLTQRELAQKLEIDNTTVSKWEADVYEPDTNTLNKLADFFEVTTDYLLGRTENPKGYETNMSFYGGPENYTEDEIEEMEAALERYRAMKRRAAEQAEKDSKK; from the coding sequence ATGTCTTTAGGACTTAGAATCAAAGAGTTAAGGAAAGACAAAAAATTAACTCAACGTGAATTGGCTCAGAAACTTGAGATTGATAATACTACCGTCTCAAAATGGGAAGCCGACGTATATGAACCAGATACTAACACTCTCAATAAACTTGCTGATTTTTTCGAAGTTACAACAGACTACCTTTTGGGAAGAACTGAAAATCCTAAGGGTTATGAGACAAACATGTCCTTCTACGGAGGCCCAGAAAACTATACCGAAGACGAAATCGAGGAAATGGAGGCTGCTTTGGAACGATATCGAGCAATGAAACGACGAGCAGCTGAACAAGCGGAAAAAGACTCAAAAAAATAG
- a CDS encoding ImmA/IrrE family metallo-endopeptidase, which produces MLFPHYQETSLEQSISKHYKLHKFWNTEALLDIDRIAESFDVDLKYDTCKSVSDNKEKIIILDKRLTSLQQRKIFFHELCHVLRHVGDQRKMPLLFREGQEAEAENFVLYASMPFFMISPLKLPDRQNDGVQFLSSTFKVPLKLAKRRLEQIQRRELQGKLFIDSSRQQLTKNHAIEETQVSFGETTFYAYYDSTEDYIEPSQIIIQVDKETLMSQEELLFDLGGHFERIEENELQVFTDSKPVKFHDLDYTKDGRISLRLSHLASRYYNSAYKFVIQKKEIEELLRFHGDEF; this is translated from the coding sequence ATGTTATTTCCCCACTATCAAGAGACGTCACTTGAACAATCAATATCTAAACACTACAAATTACATAAGTTCTGGAATACAGAAGCCCTGTTGGATATTGATCGTATTGCAGAATCATTTGATGTTGACCTGAAGTACGATACATGCAAGTCAGTTTCTGATAACAAAGAAAAAATTATAATTCTTGATAAACGATTGACTAGTTTACAACAACGAAAAATATTCTTTCACGAATTGTGTCATGTGCTACGGCATGTAGGCGATCAGCGTAAAATGCCTCTACTTTTCAGGGAAGGCCAAGAAGCAGAAGCTGAGAACTTTGTGTTGTATGCGTCTATGCCTTTCTTTATGATATCTCCGCTAAAATTACCTGATCGCCAAAATGATGGAGTGCAATTTTTATCATCTACTTTCAAAGTACCCTTAAAGTTGGCAAAACGGAGACTTGAACAGATCCAACGCAGAGAACTCCAAGGAAAGCTATTTATCGACTCATCTAGACAGCAGTTAACAAAGAACCATGCTATTGAAGAAACACAGGTAAGTTTTGGGGAGACGACGTTCTATGCGTATTATGATTCAACCGAGGATTATATAGAACCATCCCAAATCATTATTCAAGTCGATAAAGAGACGTTGATGTCACAGGAAGAACTCCTCTTCGATTTAGGAGGACATTTTGAACGAATTGAGGAAAATGAGTTGCAAGTTTTCACTGATTCTAAACCGGTCAAATTTCATGACTTAGACTATACCAAAGATGGGAGAATCAGTTTAAGGCTGAGCCATCTCGCAAGCAGATATTATAATTCAGCATACAAGTTTGTCATTCAAAAAAAAGAAATTGAGGAACTTCTGAGATTCCATGGCGATGAGTTTTAA
- a CDS encoding helix-turn-helix transcriptional regulator codes for MINYGKLKNLRTSKKISLQEMADALGLLTAGGYSRVESGENKLKAEHLPILAEKFGISMNHLTKEIFFENRVDECSILVDDSSITSEEKEVI; via the coding sequence ATGATTAATTACGGGAAACTAAAGAACCTCAGAACTTCAAAAAAAATTTCTCTACAAGAAATGGCAGACGCATTGGGACTACTTACAGCTGGTGGTTACTCACGAGTTGAATCTGGAGAAAATAAACTGAAAGCTGAGCATTTGCCAATTCTAGCAGAAAAATTTGGGATCAGTATGAATCACTTAACAAAAGAAATTTTTTTTGAAAACAGAGTTGATGAATGCTCAATATTAGTTGATGATTCATCCATAACATCTGAGGAGAAGGAGGTGATCTAA
- a CDS encoding helix-turn-helix transcriptional regulator yields the protein MKFGAIMQACRERAGLTQEEMAARLHRTQACISKYENDHKIPDMPTMLRWVEVTGAKEVVVAFLCGMDGLSIMQSIMPFIGG from the coding sequence ATGAAATTTGGTGCAATTATGCAGGCTTGCCGGGAACGGGCTGGATTGACACAAGAGGAAATGGCCGCAAGACTTCACCGGACCCAGGCTTGCATTTCGAAATATGAGAATGACCACAAAATCCCGGACATGCCGACCATGCTCAGATGGGTGGAAGTTACCGGTGCTAAAGAAGTGGTGGTCGCATTCCTTTGCGGAATGGACGGGCTATCGATCATGCAAAGCATAATGCCATTTATAGGAGGATGA
- a CDS encoding site-specific DNA-methyltransferase, whose translation MDIRVISIDQINAAAYNPREDLQPGDPDYEKLKQSITTFGYVEPIVWNERTGNMVGGHQRYKIMVHEQGHTELAVSVVDLDDQQERLLNIALNKVSGRWDEEALTRLLADLQISGADMALSGFDEEEISDLVAEFGIVPDTEIEDPVVEDDFDVQGALDDIREPETQRGDIWQLGPHRLMCGDSTSNEDVSCLMDGQLAALVVTDPPYNVAVESDSSRLAADGRETIVNDNMPAEEFAGFLHSVFERYAEHMGPTAAIYVFHPSSYQRQFEEAMNAAGIVIRSQCVWVKNAASFGWSQYRWQHEPVFYAHIKGKAPAWYGDRRQTTVWRAGLPLEEPEPSTVWEVSRGDVGKYVHPTQKPLELLAIPIKNSSRPGNTVVDLFGGSGSTLMTCDQLDRPCRTMEIDPKFCDVIKRRYQEATGIEPVLIHRVVTTTQ comes from the coding sequence GTGGACATCAGAGTAATATCAATCGATCAAATCAATGCAGCAGCTTATAACCCAAGAGAGGATTTACAGCCCGGAGATCCGGACTATGAAAAGCTCAAGCAGTCGATCACAACTTTCGGCTATGTAGAACCGATAGTTTGGAATGAGAGGACAGGCAACATGGTCGGTGGGCATCAGCGTTATAAGATCATGGTCCATGAACAAGGACATACGGAGTTGGCCGTCAGTGTCGTTGACCTGGACGATCAGCAGGAACGGCTTCTGAACATTGCGTTGAACAAGGTATCCGGTCGTTGGGATGAAGAAGCGTTGACCAGGCTGTTGGCTGATCTGCAAATAAGCGGGGCCGATATGGCGTTATCAGGTTTTGACGAGGAAGAGATCAGTGACCTGGTGGCTGAGTTCGGCATTGTACCAGATACGGAGATTGAGGATCCGGTTGTGGAGGATGACTTCGACGTTCAAGGGGCACTTGATGACATCCGGGAGCCGGAGACGCAACGGGGAGATATTTGGCAACTTGGTCCTCACCGATTGATGTGTGGTGATTCAACCAGCAATGAGGATGTAAGCTGCTTGATGGATGGTCAACTGGCAGCACTGGTTGTGACAGACCCACCATATAACGTGGCCGTTGAAAGTGACTCTTCCCGTCTGGCCGCTGACGGCCGGGAGACAATAGTGAACGACAACATGCCCGCAGAGGAATTTGCGGGCTTTTTGCATTCCGTATTTGAGAGGTATGCCGAACATATGGGGCCGACGGCCGCGATATACGTCTTTCATCCATCTTCTTACCAGCGACAGTTCGAGGAAGCCATGAACGCAGCAGGCATTGTCATCCGGAGTCAATGCGTATGGGTGAAGAACGCGGCTTCATTCGGCTGGTCGCAGTACCGCTGGCAGCATGAGCCGGTATTCTACGCTCATATAAAAGGAAAGGCCCCAGCTTGGTACGGCGACCGCCGACAGACCACGGTATGGCGCGCTGGTCTCCCTTTGGAGGAACCTGAACCATCCACGGTCTGGGAAGTGTCCCGTGGTGATGTCGGCAAGTACGTTCATCCGACACAAAAGCCGCTGGAACTGCTGGCCATACCAATCAAGAACAGCAGTCGTCCAGGTAACACCGTGGTCGATCTCTTTGGAGGCAGCGGATCCACTTTGATGACCTGTGATCAACTTGATCGGCCCTGCCGGACCATGGAGATTGATCCAAAATTCTGCGACGTCATCAAACGACGATACCAGGAGGCAACCGGCATTGAACCTGTTCTTATCCATCGTGTTGTTACCACAACACAATAA
- a CDS encoding metallophosphoesterase, protein MKIAHIGDSHWGFGYPGPTPAARFEDITRTMDWSADRIIEEGCELVLFDGDAFKDARVFIDRATAEIKAFVAWLRKLSDADIEVIVISGTPSHDAISAYHLIREMKISRVNVFTESGVHQVRGVNISCLPGMNRSSFATEKEFAGLPPHEFHQRMTEWITEECRRLRSQCSSKQPNILMSHLTFDLADTGFEDALLQNEPILTERAAKMFDLVCLGHIHRPQLTGSNVYYSGAPERHNFGDERTTPGFWIHDLDGVTLSGPIPGVRSHFIETPARKFKTIDWCDMDVAAWLDGQVDDFAAIKDAIVRVRYACSEELQKRFDRRSLEKALYDAGAFFVAEIRAEVERSERIRDTEVTEGLNPLTALAAWGNNQEYETTEISELQAMTTELMEGAF, encoded by the coding sequence ATGAAAATAGCTCATATTGGAGACAGTCACTGGGGTTTCGGGTATCCGGGCCCCACGCCAGCAGCGAGATTTGAAGACATTACCCGCACGATGGATTGGTCCGCTGACCGCATTATCGAAGAGGGATGCGAGCTGGTGCTATTCGACGGGGACGCTTTTAAAGACGCCCGCGTGTTCATCGATCGGGCAACGGCGGAAATCAAAGCGTTTGTCGCCTGGCTTCGTAAGTTGTCAGACGCCGACATTGAGGTAATCGTGATCAGCGGCACGCCGTCACATGATGCGATTAGCGCCTACCATTTGATACGGGAGATGAAGATCTCGCGTGTCAACGTCTTCACGGAGTCCGGGGTCCATCAAGTGAGGGGTGTCAACATATCATGTCTACCCGGCATGAATCGTAGTTCCTTCGCTACCGAGAAAGAATTTGCAGGTTTACCACCTCATGAGTTCCACCAACGCATGACCGAATGGATCACTGAGGAATGTAGGAGGCTGCGGTCTCAATGCAGCAGTAAGCAGCCCAATATCCTAATGAGTCATCTAACCTTCGATCTCGCCGACACTGGCTTCGAGGATGCTTTACTTCAAAACGAACCAATCCTGACGGAACGGGCTGCAAAGATGTTTGATCTCGTTTGCCTAGGCCACATTCACAGGCCGCAGCTCACTGGCAGCAACGTTTATTACAGCGGTGCGCCAGAACGGCATAATTTCGGTGATGAACGAACGACTCCGGGATTTTGGATTCACGATCTGGACGGTGTCACACTTTCAGGACCAATACCCGGAGTCAGATCACATTTTATTGAAACTCCTGCTCGAAAATTTAAAACGATTGACTGGTGCGACATGGATGTGGCCGCCTGGCTTGACGGTCAAGTGGACGACTTTGCTGCTATCAAGGACGCAATCGTCCGGGTACGGTACGCCTGCAGCGAGGAGTTGCAGAAGCGGTTCGACCGGCGCTCGCTTGAAAAGGCATTGTACGATGCTGGCGCATTCTTCGTCGCTGAAATACGAGCTGAAGTTGAACGATCAGAACGAATCCGTGATACCGAAGTAACCGAAGGGTTGAATCCATTGACAGCATTGGCTGCTTGGGGAAACAACCAGGAGTATGAAACGACAGAGATTAGTGAGCTGCAGGCAATGACGACTGAACTAATGGAGGGAGCATTTTAA